The following are encoded together in the uncultured Draconibacterium sp. genome:
- a CDS encoding HlyD family efflux transporter periplasmic adaptor subunit — protein sequence MKYKLLILSLGILLFACTNNIDESDAYGNFESDPVIVSAETPGKILQMDVEKGQQIETGFVAAIIDTVQFQLQIIQLEAQKAAVTSKRQSIRSQIEVLQEQKRILEINEKRVQKMLKDGASTQKSLDDIQGQISVIDKQIESTKTQFVSISKELDVIDAQQASVVDKLQRCVVKSPVSGTILEKYVEQGELAAAGKALLKIADLSELNLKVYVSGAQLTSIKLGQEVEVLVDKNANENQSLTGKITWISSEAEFTPKIIQTKEERVKLVYAVKVSVKNNGSLKIGMPGEINWQ from the coding sequence ATGAAATACAAATTACTAATTCTATCACTTGGCATCCTGCTTTTTGCATGTACGAATAACATCGACGAATCGGATGCCTATGGAAATTTTGAATCCGATCCGGTAATTGTTTCGGCTGAAACTCCCGGTAAAATACTTCAAATGGATGTTGAAAAAGGGCAGCAAATTGAGACCGGATTTGTGGCTGCCATAATCGACACGGTACAATTTCAGCTTCAAATAATTCAACTGGAAGCACAAAAAGCCGCCGTTACATCGAAACGTCAATCCATTCGTTCGCAAATTGAAGTTTTACAGGAACAAAAAAGGATTCTTGAAATCAATGAAAAACGCGTTCAGAAAATGCTGAAAGATGGTGCTTCAACCCAAAAATCGCTCGACGATATTCAAGGTCAAATCAGTGTAATCGATAAACAAATTGAAAGTACCAAAACTCAATTTGTATCCATCTCGAAAGAACTTGATGTGATTGATGCCCAGCAAGCTTCGGTAGTTGATAAACTTCAGCGCTGTGTTGTAAAATCACCGGTATCGGGTACCATTTTAGAAAAATATGTAGAACAGGGCGAGCTGGCAGCTGCCGGCAAAGCACTTTTAAAAATTGCCGACTTAAGCGAATTAAATTTAAAAGTGTACGTGAGTGGAGCCCAGCTAACAAGCATAAAATTAGGTCAGGAAGTGGAAGTTCTGGTTGATAAAAATGCAAACGAAAATCAAAGTCTAACCGGGAAAATCACCTGGATTTCGTCGGAAGCAGAATTTACACCCAAAATTATTCAAACCAAAGAAGAACGTGTAAAACTGGTGTATGCAGTAAAAGTAAGCGTTAAAAACAATGGCTCCTTAAAAATTGGAATGCCGGGCGAAATCAATTGGCAGTAG
- a CDS encoding four helix bundle protein, with protein sequence MDFKDLLAYKKGFQLAMQIYELSKSFPKEEKYSLTDQIRRSSRSTCANLAEAYRKRIYPKHFIAKLTDSDGENSETDVLLDFAKECKYISNEQHSSLHSECIEIGKLINFMINNPDKFGSNQLV encoded by the coding sequence ATGGATTTTAAAGATTTGTTGGCGTATAAAAAAGGTTTTCAGTTGGCGATGCAGATTTATGAATTATCAAAATCTTTTCCAAAAGAAGAAAAATATTCTTTGACTGATCAGATAAGACGTTCTTCTCGTTCAACATGTGCAAATCTTGCAGAAGCTTACCGCAAAAGAATCTATCCAAAACACTTTATTGCAAAACTAACTGATTCTGATGGAGAAAACAGTGAAACCGATGTATTGTTGGATTTTGCAAAAGAATGTAAATACATTTCCAATGAACAACATTCCTCGCTTCATTCGGAGTGTATTGAAATTGGCAAACTGATTAACTTTATGATTAATAACCCTGATAAATTTGGGAGTAATCAATTGGTTTAA
- a CDS encoding ABC transporter ATP-binding protein yields MIEIQNISKSYKELEALKDISLKVDRGELFGLIGPDGAGKTTLLRILTTLLLPDSGNAKMDGLEICKDFKKVRHIIGYMPGRFSLYQDLSVEENLNFFATVFGTTVDENYDLIRDIYYQIEPFKKRRAGKLSGGMKQKLALSCALIHKPKILILDEPTTGVDAVSRKEFWEMLKNLQKKDITILVSTPYMDEADLCDRVALIQNGKILDIDTPARITEKFPRKIIQVHSKNMYKLINDLRAFEKAEAVYAFGQFAHFTGLNDETECNELDVYLHKLGHKEVLVEEIHPGIEDVFMNLMESHE; encoded by the coding sequence ATGATAGAAATACAAAACATAAGCAAATCATACAAAGAGCTTGAAGCACTAAAGGACATTTCGCTGAAGGTAGATCGCGGTGAACTGTTTGGTTTGATTGGCCCTGACGGCGCCGGGAAAACCACATTGCTCAGGATACTTACAACCTTACTGCTCCCCGATTCGGGAAATGCAAAAATGGATGGGTTGGAGATTTGTAAGGACTTTAAGAAAGTAAGACATATTATCGGATACATGCCCGGACGTTTTTCGTTGTATCAGGATTTGAGTGTGGAAGAAAATCTGAATTTTTTTGCTACCGTTTTTGGTACAACCGTGGACGAGAATTACGATCTTATTCGTGACATTTATTACCAGATTGAGCCCTTTAAAAAACGTCGCGCCGGAAAACTTTCGGGAGGAATGAAACAAAAACTGGCGTTATCTTGCGCGCTAATTCACAAGCCAAAAATTCTTATACTCGATGAACCAACAACGGGTGTCGACGCCGTTTCAAGAAAAGAATTCTGGGAGATGCTAAAAAACCTGCAAAAGAAAGACATTACCATTTTGGTTTCTACACCGTACATGGACGAAGCCGATTTGTGTGATCGTGTAGCTCTCATCCAAAACGGAAAAATACTTGATATTGACACGCCCGCACGAATTACTGAAAAATTCCCGCGTAAAATAATCCAAGTTCATTCGAAAAACATGTATAAACTGATTAATGATTTGCGTGCTTTTGAAAAGGCTGAAGCCGTTTATGCTTTTGGTCAGTTTGCCCATTTCACAGGCCTAAACGACGAAACCGAATGCAATGAACTGGATGTTTACCTCCACAAACTGGGACACAAAGAGGTGTTGGTGGAAGAGATT